From the Theobroma cacao cultivar B97-61/B2 chromosome 2, Criollo_cocoa_genome_V2, whole genome shotgun sequence genome, one window contains:
- the LOC18609432 gene encoding MLP-like protein 423, with translation MACSGKLHVDVELKSPAEKVWGTIRDSTKIFPEALSHDYKSIQVLEGDGKAPGSIRLINYAEGSPIVKVSKERIESVDEVGKIYVYSIIDGDLKQYYKTFIGKIIVIPKGESSLVQWSCEFEKASEEIPDPSLIKEFAVKNFVEIDDYIHTKA, from the exons ATGGCTTGCAGTGGGAAGCTTCACGTGGATGTTGAGCTCAAGTCTCCTGCAGAAAAGGTCTGGGGAACTATTAGGGACTCGACCAAAATTTTTCCTGAAGCCTTGTCCCATGATTACAAGAGCATTCAAGTGCTAGAGGGCGATGGCAAGGCCCCTGGATCTATCCGCCTCATCAATTATGCTGAAG GTTCTCCAATTGTTAAGGTATCCAAAGAGAGAATTGAATCTGTGGATGAAGTGGGGAAGATATATGTTTACAGCATCATTGATGGGGATCTCAAGCAATACTATAAGACTTTCATTGGCAAGATCATTGTCATTCCCAAGGGAGAGTCGAGCTTGGTTCAATGGTCCTGTGAATTTGAGAAGGCAAGTGAAGAGATCCCTGATCCAAGCTTGATTAAGGAATTTGCAGTGAAGAACTTTGTGGAGATCGATGACTATATTCACACCAAAGCTTAG
- the LOC18609435 gene encoding serine/threonine-protein kinase PBS1, whose amino-acid sequence MPFRLVSAWNKRRRSKSQDHTDPWIYKPAEHWQIEDQTPRPTKRRHGSSVFTLKEMEEATCYFSDMNLVGKGGFGRVYKGTLRSGEVVAIKKMELPPFKEAEGEREFRVEVDILSRLDHPNLVSLIGYCADGKHRFLVYEYMQKGNLQDHLNGIGETKMDWPSRLKVALGAARGLAYLHSSSAVGIPIVHRDFKSTNVLLNANFEAKISDFGLAKLMPEGQETYVTARVLGTFGYFDPEYTSTGKLTVQSDVYAFGVVLLELLTGRRAVDISQGPNDQNLVIQVRHILHDRKKLRKVIDPEMARSSYTIESIAMFANLASRCVRVESGERPSMPECVKELQLIFCTNAKGLGVAFRIG is encoded by the exons ATGCCTTTCAGGTTAGTATCAGCATGGAACAAGCGCCGGAGAAGCAAGTCCCAGGATCATACTGACCCTT GGATTTATAAACCAGCAGAGCATTGGCAAATTGAGGATCAAACACCCCGGCCAACTAAAAGACGCCATGGATCATCAGTTTTCACACTGAAGGAGATGGAGGAGGCAACATGCTATTTTAGTGATATGAATCTAGTTGGGAAAGGAGGATTTGGCCGAGTCTACAAGGGCACTCTGCGATCCGGAGAG GTTGTTGCAATCAAGAAAATGGAGCTGCCACCATTCAAAGAAGCTGAAGGAGAACGTGAGTTCCGTGTAGAAGTTGATATCTTGAGCAGACTGGACCATCCAAATCTGGTTTCCTTGATAGGGTATTGTGCAGATGGGAAGCACCGGTTTCTAGTCTACGAATACATGCAAAAAGGGAACCTGCAAGATCACTTAAATG GTATTGGGGAAACAAAAATGGATTGGCCTTCAAGGCTCAAAGTGGCACTTGGCGCAGCCAGGGGACTTGCTTATCTCCATTCTAGTTCCGCTGTTGGAATTCCAATAGTTCACAGAGATTTCAAGTCTACCAATGTTCTTCTAAATGCCAACTTCGAAGCAAAG ATATCGGATTTTGGACTAGCCAAACTAATGCCAGAGGGTCAGGAGACTTATGTGACTGCCAGAGTCCTTGGCACATTTGGCTATTTTGATCCTGAGTATACATCA ACAGGAAAACTAACCGTACAAAGTGATGTTTATGCATTTGGAGTCGTTCTTCTAGAGCTTTTGACAGGACGCAGAGCTGTAGACATAAGCCAGGGACCAAATGATCAAAACCTTGTAATCCAG GTTAGACACATACTGCATGACCGGAAGAAGTTACGTAAGGTGATCGATCCAGAGATGGCTCGAAGTTCTTACACCATTGAATCTATAGCTATGTTTGCAAATCTGGCATCACGTTGTGTCCGTGTTGAGAGCGGAGAGAGGCCCTCAATGCCAGAATGTGTAAAAGAACTCCAACTGATTTTCTGTACAAATGCGAAAGGCCTAGGTGTGGCTTTTAGGATTGGTTGA